A region of Scleropages formosus chromosome 2, fSclFor1.1, whole genome shotgun sequence DNA encodes the following proteins:
- the LOC108931426 gene encoding inactive histone-lysine N-methyltransferase 2E-like isoform X3 translates to MSVADPVGVDSTNTSYLDMAAGSDRPESVEASPVVVEKYSYPHQGCSASSNHSHSYIGLPYADHNYGARPPPTPPASPLPAVLIRTGEALFVPAPQDEVSRGTTLSTSEDSSYGADITRCICGFTHDDGYMICCDKCSVWQHIDCMGIDRQHIPETYLCERCQPRILDRDRAIVLQTRKRENMSDGDTSATESGDEVPLELYTAFQHTAASITLTPTRVSNKQAEKKRKKSVDKEPGPTTARAKKAFREGSRKSSRVKGSAPEIDPTDSSSLWENTIKTWVEHYEEANANQYSEEVQILLSVKEAGDARTRAYNTSSAAFKPPVESQVQKNKKILKAVRDIVPDTLIIEYRGKFMLRQQFEANGCFFKRPYPFVLFYSKFHGLEMCVDARSFGNEARFIRRSCIPNAEVRHVIEEGTLHLYIYSVKPITKGSEITIGFDYDYGSCKYKVDCACLRGSMDCPVFRLNSEPAENLGAGTESRRRRTRKDKETQRERERDSEAAQNQNVALDGDSTGTKSKSSVDSKQRRMSPLRLSVSNNQTREERKMEAILQAFARMEKREKRREQALERIGTKTEVGTRSDVKEEPPTTPEADTSSVPQPQLEPAKEEPGAKPLAKVSRSKQRKSLSRSRTHIGQQRRRTRTISACSELPPCSPGDCPEVQPSELPEDPPPPAPEPEPMPVQPPDASPPHSNSPAPPCRSTKYPKTKKHLVSEWMVEKQEPPPERPSERPLRISSDPEVLVTQLNSLPGLTCSPQVYGTPKHYVRFSSPFLTGRSPATPTGVPIGRRRSRELPETPTATGSCKKRWLKQALEEESCLNPASRPAVVLPGEGPLSPPVNGDSDSPVPINGSCVPELPAPLKKRRLCTLDVCTSENSTPYGSPYATPTRADLPETPVLLSTPPCPHLEDRVVEITPTTSTHNLQAVPHPAQPEGELSPDCSAEGSRRSSMQETTQPECPATLLSSPSVRTSSLDVPPKEIKSVSMLSPQPPQPDPQEYVGEEEGESGAETVQDTSLVESHAPSYPPWVKSPEQASVSFSPLNSNLRDLTPSHTLEPGAFQPDSGMSFREGTFFYTCSEEGGAIAIARSLGSDLLTHNPPQKKKVSLLEYRKRQREARRSGSKADSELPTSAPAPPLPGLCRTDSSPPTLDGALETLVQPPGSTQEPVPPSEDGDVLPSGEREGREGQWTWSTSVEQARERGYQRALLLSDHRKERDSEGGDAAVDTSDSAGLRCPSPKLHRSCRSPSVHKPCSPGPGLPPQFASTCGKEEDGNSQPRAACPSPSVQHVNNPAGPKPAPLTTTKLHCGASAVAQGLFPASSVLHSPKAQPQGSPYRGQRPFLLTPPQGQGQSQTQSSPGAFPQFGPQGVPPPPPPPPPPAPPTSTAHFAGQTANSTASFPGYQAAVVAQFPSGSKPLMQTHHALHYQSSSAPPPPPPPPPHPGPSLLHVSLAPSVQQHQLLLNSAAPPSCLLGSSPLPPPPPPQSQGPPQQSGGNTLLSLQQAPPPPPPPPPAPSGNPPLQAGHHFQGIGTFQAPLLHPGASGASSVASATYQTHQQGALPPPPPPPPQQTAVTQTQPAPPQLAAGIRGAPPSSTPFHNAGYLGSGWH, encoded by the exons ATGAGCGTAGCCGATCCAGTAGGGGTGGACTCCACTAACACCTCGTATCTGGACATGGCTGCTGGCTCAGA CAGACCCGAGTCAGTAGAGGCCAGCCCTGTGGTGGTGGAGAAGTACAGCTATCCACACCAGGGTTGCAGcgccagctctaaccactcccaCAGCTACATCGGCCTGCCCTATGCT GACCACAACTATGGTGCACGGCCCCCACCCACACCGCCAGCCTCACCGCTGCCAGCAGTTCTGATACGGACAGGTGAGGCGCTGTTTGTGCCGGCCCCCCAGGACGAGGTGTCTCGGGGCACCACTCTCAGCACCTCTGAAGACAGTAGCTACGGCGCTGACATCACTCGCTGTATCTGTGGCTTTACTCACGATGATGGATACATGATTTGCTGCGACAAGTGCAG TGTGTGGCAGCACATAGACTGCATGGGGATCGACCGGCAGCACATTCCTGAGACGTACCTGTGTGAACGCTGTCAGCCGAGGATCCTGGATCGCGACCGGGCCATTGTGCTCCAGACCCGCAAGAGAGAGAACATGTCTG ACGGGGACACCAGTGCCACGGAGAGTGGAGATGAGGTACCCCTGGAGCTGTACACAGCTTTTCAACACACGGCTGCCAGTATCACGCTAACCCCCACACGTGTATCCAACAAGCAAGCTGAGAAGAAGCGTAAGAAGAGTGTTGACAAGGAGCCTGGGCCCACCACAGCTCGAGCCAAGAAG GCATTTCGCGAGGGTTCCAGGAAGTCCTCCCGAGTAAAA GGCTCTGCTCCAGAGATAGACCCAACAGACTCCTCTTCGCTGTGGGAGAACACAATCAAGACCTGGGTGGAGCACTATGAGGAGGCCAACGCCAATCAGTACAGCGAGGAGGTGCAGATCCTGCTCAGCGTGAAGGAAGCTGGAGATGCGAGAACACGCGCCTATAATACCAGCAGTGCAGCTTTCAAGCCTCCCGTGGAG AGCCAAGTTCAAAAGAACAAGAAGATCCTCAAAGCAGTGCGCGACATTGTTCCAGATACTCTCATCATTGAGTACCGTGGGAAGTTCATGCTCCGACAACAGTTTGAAGCCAATGGTTGCTTCTTCAAGAG GCCCTACCCTTTTGTGCTCTTCTACTCAAAGTTCCATGGCCTGGAAATGTGTGTTGATGCACGGAGCTTCGGCAATGAGGCCCGATTCATCCGCCGCTCCTGCATCCCGAACGCAGAG GTGCGTCACGTGATTGAGGAGGGCACGCTGCACTTGTACATCTACTCTGTGAAGCCCATCACCAAAGGCAGTGAGATCACCATTGGTTTTGACTATGACTACGGCAGCTG CAAGTACAAGGTGGACTGCGCATGCTTGCGAGGAAGCATGGACTGCCCGGTGTTCCGGCTCAACTCGGAGCCTGCCGAAAATCTGGGGGCAGGCACTGAGTCCCGGCGTCGGCGGACACGCAAGGACAAGGAGACACAGCGGGAGAGAGAGCGGGACAGCGAGGCAGCGCAAAACCAGAATGTGGCGCTGGATGGTGACAGCACTGGCACCAAGAGCAAGTCCTCTGTGGACAGCAAACAGAGGAGGATGTCCCCGCTCCGTCTCTCCGTTTCCAACAACCAG ACGcgagaggaaaggaaaatggAGGCCATCCTGCAGGCCTTTGCTCGGATGGAGAAGAGGGAGAAACGACGGGAGCAGGCACTGGAGCGGATCGGCACCAAGACAGAGGTGGGGACCCGCAGTGACGTCAAGGAGGAGCCCCCCACAACTCCTGAGGCTGATACCTCAAGTGTGCCACAG CCTCAGCTGGAACCAGCAAAGGAGGAGCCAGGAGCCAAGCCCCTGGCCAAAGTGAGCCGCTCCAAGCAGAGGAAGAGTCTGTCACGGAGTCGAACCCACATTGGGCAGCAGCGGCGCCGCACCCGCACCATCAGCGCCTGTTCCGAGCTGCCGCCCTGCTCACCTGGGGACTGCCCTGAAGTGCAGCCTAGTGAGCTCCCAGAAGACCCACCCCCACCAGCCCCTGAGCCTGAGCCAATGCCAGTCCAGCCTCCAGATGCAAGCCCCCCTCACAGTAACTCTCCGGCACCACCCTGTCGCTCCACAAAGTATCCCAAGACTAAAAAG CACTTAGTAAGTGAGTGGATGGTGGAGAAGCAGGAGCCCCCACCTGAACGTCCCTCCGAGCGCCCGCTGCGCATCAGCAGTGACCCTGAGGTGCTGGTCACCCAGCTCAACTCCCTGCCTGGTCTGACATGCAGCCCCCAGGTGTATGGCACACCGAAGCACTACGTGCGCTTCTCCTCACCCTTCTTGACAGGCCGCAGCCCTGCCACGCCCACCGGGGTGCCCATTGGCCGCCGGCGATCCCGCGAGCTGCCCGAGACTCCCACTGCTACCGGGTCCTGTAAGAAG CGGTGGCTGAAACAGGCGCTGGAAGAAGAGAGCTGCTTGAACCCAGCCAGCCGCCCAGCCGTTGTCCTGCCCGGGGAGGGGCCACTCAGCCCCCCCGTCAACGGGGACTCGGACAGTCCTGTCCCGATTAATGGCAGCTGTGTACCTG AGCTACCTGCTCCACTGAAGAAGAGGCGCCTCTGCACCCTGGATGTCTGTACATCAGAGAACTCAACCCCCTACGGCTCTCCTTACGCCACTCCCACCCGAGCCGACCTCCCAGAGACACCTGTCCTCCTTTCCACTCCCCCCTGCCCCCACTTGGAGGACCGTGTCGTCGAAATCACGCCCACGACCTCGACACACAACCTCCAGGCAGTGCCCCATCCTgcacagccagag GGCGAATTGTCTCCCGACTGTTCTGCCGAGGGAAGCCGCAGGTCCAGCATGCAAGAA ACCACACAGCCTGAGTGTCCAGCCACGCTGCTGTCTTCGCCATCTGTGCGGACCTCCAGTTTGGATGTCCCTCCCAAGGAGATCAAGAGTGTAAGCATGCTTAGTCCGCAGCCCCCGCAGCCGGACCCCCAGGAGTACGTGGGCGAGGAAGAGGGAGAGTCTGGCGCAGAGACTGTCCAGGACACCTCTCTTGTGGAGTCCCACGCACCCTCTTACCCACCCTGGGTAAAAAGCCCAGAGCAAGCAAGTGTGTCCTTTTCTCCACTGAACTCCAATCTTCGGGACCTCACACCTTCTCAcaccctggagccaggtgcCTTCCAGCCAGATTCGGGGATGAGCTTCAGGGAGGGCACATTCTTCTACACATGCTCTGAGGAAGGGGGCGCTATAGCAATCGCACGGTCATTGGGCTCGGACTTACTGACCCATAACCCTccacaaaagaaaaag GTGTCCTTGCTGGAGTACAGGAAGCGTCAGCGCGAAGCTCGGCGTAGCGGATCCAAGGCAGACAGCGAGTTGCCCACCTCTGCCCCAGCACCCCCTTTACCAGGACTGTGTCGTACAGACAGCAGCCCGCCAACGCTGGACGGCGCCCTGGAAACGCTAGTCCAGCCTCCTGGCTCCACCCAGGAACCAGTTCCACCCAGCGAGGATGGAGACGTTCTGCCTTCGGGAGAGAGGGAGGGTCGAGAAGGACAGTG GACTTGGTCAACATCAGTGGAGCAGGCAAGGGAGCGCGGTTACCAACGGGCCCTGTTGCTCAGTGATCACCGCAAGGAACGCGACTCTG AGGGTGGAGACGCAGCTGTGGACACGAGCGATTCAGCGGGGTTGCGGTGCCCCTCGCCGAAATTGCACAGAAGTTGCCGGAGCCCCTCAGTGCACAAG CCGTGTTCTCCGGGCCCCGGATTACCCCCCCAGTTCGCCAGCACCTGCGGAAAGGAAGAAGACGGCAATAGCCAGCCTCGCGCCGCCTGCCCCTCCCCGTCCGTCCAGCACGTGAACAATCCCGCAGGGCCCAAGCCAGCCCCACTGACCACCACGAAACTGCACTGCGGAGCCTCGGCTGTGGCCCAGGGCCTGTTTCCTGCGTCTTCGGTGCTGCACTCCCCCAAAGCCCAGCCACAGGGTTCTCCATACCGCGGCCAGCGCCCCTTCCTTCTGACACCACCTCAGGGCCAAGGCCAGTCACAGACCCAGTCAAGCCCAGGTGCATTCCCCCAGTTTGGCCCCCAGGGAGTGCCACCGCCCCCACCGCCGCCACCACCCCCGGCACCTCCGACATCCACCGCCCACTTCGCGGGCCAGACGGCAAACTCCACAGCATCCTTTCCGGGCTACCAGGCTGCAGTGGTGGCCCAATTTCCCTCTGGTTCCAAACCCCTAATGCAGACTCACCACGCACTGCACTACCAGAGCTCCTCTGCTCCCCCTCCGCCcccgccaccgcccccccacccGGGACCCTCTCTCCTGCACGTGAGCCTGGCTCCCTCTGTCCAACAGCACCAGCTCCTGTTGAACTCTGCTGCCCCTCCCTCTTGCCTGCTGGGCTCCAGTCCCctgcctcccccccctccaccccagtCCCAGGGCCCCCCGCAACAGTCAGGTGGCAACACTCTGCTGTCCCTCCAACAGGCCCCTCcgcccccaccacctcctccccccGCGCCctctggcaacccacctctgcaAGCCGGACACCACTTCCAGGGCATAGGGACTTTCCAAGCACCCCTGCTACACCCTGGGGCTTCGGGCGCAAGCTCCGTAGCCAGCGCCACCTACCAGACTCACCAGCAGGGTGCtctcccaccaccaccccctcccccgccccagCAAACTGCGGTCACACAGACGCAGCCCGCACCCCCGCAGCTGGCCGCCGGCATACGAGGGGCCCCCCCTTCCTCTACCCCCTTCCACAACGCAGGGTATCTTGGCTCAGGGTGGCACTGA